The genomic region TTCTGGCTCCTTCTGATCTCTTTTTCCCTTTCGTTCAATCACAGAGGGAGCTGCTGAACAGGAGCAGCTGCAGCTTGAGTTGTATATGCCATCTTTAAGAGAAAACCCTAAGAGATGACCCCAATTGCCTCTATACTTAGAACCAAGTATAGGATTAGGGTGGAATGAATGCAGTACATGCTCTAGGTACGAAATTTAAGGGGGCACCAAAAAGCCCAGTAATCAAGATGATATTTTAATGCAACATTTAAGAATTAATTTAATTCAAAACAATCCCTGATGAACAAAtgtcaaaaatgtaaataaaaggaCCTGACCCTGCATGGGCACAACTCATGTACTTCGCTCACCCTAAATCCAACCCTGTCAGATTGGTCTTGATTTAAAATTGAGGTATTTTGTTCATAAggatttttgcattaattttgatttaaaaaaatattctttatctgGATTACTTGGAGGAGGGTGCCCCTTAAAATTTGCATGTAAAGTGAGTGCTTCATTCACCTTATCCTAATCCCAGTCCTGAAATAGGATTCACTCTTGGCTCTCATCAAATGACCCAAAGGAAAGGAACATGAAATTGAAACCCATGCATGGTTTATGATTTAATTCGGTGgagctttgttttttattgaagcAGAATAAGAAGATCCCAGCTGAGCGATCCCGGAAGGATAAATGAATTACTGGTGGCTACCACTTCACTCGGGCTTTACCCCACGTCCACAGTCAGATGTGCGCCAGGAAGAACCAGCACCAGTGCCCctgggagaggagcagagaggagctcAGACTCAGGTGCTGGTCTCAAGTTACTCAACGTATCTCTGGAAGTTAACTGGCCCCAGGTCATCGCAAGCGACTATGATAAACCCCTCTGTGGGGGAAATGTGGTACCTGCAGGCAGGATATCTGGTACCTTCAATGAGCTTACAGACTGTCATTTTGAACTTTGTCTCACTCTGGAAGCATAAAACGCTGGAATGGTTTTGGCAAGCCATCCTCTTGGGAGAAGTGCAAACATGATTGATGTTTCGAGGCCTCTCATGGATGAAGACATGTTCCTTTCTGCAGGTGTTGTCAGGTTCCTTGATGATTCTTTGTATGATCATGTGGTTGCAGTACCTTACAGCAATATCACTCTGAGGGTAGTCCACGTGCAAGTGTTCTATGGTTGACGCCACTACTTCTTCATACAGCTCGTTTTCCCAGAACacaatcatcaggaaaatgatcACCATTAGTACCATCAGGGGTAAGAGTCCCTTTACATCTGTTGCTTTAATTCCTATAgaggaagaggaaacagaaagtagCAGAGGGTAAGGAGAGTCCTCCAGCCCCATCGCCTGGCTTTGCTCCCCCACCCTTAGGACAGTTTATTTCCCTCACTCTGCTAATTAAAATCATGCTTAGCCTGCAAGATCCAAGACCTTTCCGACCATTTCAACTCTCAGAGTTTGGCATTGAAGTGTTCTCTAATTATTCCCATTTGTTTTACTTCCGTCAGTTCCTTGATGGCACGTATCTGATCTTCTAGTTCTCCCCAATCTGTCAGAGAGCTTAACACAGATGAACAGACAGAAGTACTCAAAGGTACCCACGCCTGCTCGTTTCATTCCTATTGCTGAACGACTTCCTTTCCACAATTGTCTCAACTCTCATTCCACCCACTTCTTCATGCTTTTAGCACTGTCTTCTAATCTCCCCTTCCCAATTCTCCTTTTGCTAATCCCAATGGGCTCTGTTAGCTCCTCTTACCTTTCCTTTTTGCTGCAGCTTTCACAAGTAACATATCCTTCTGATCATGGATCTGAGAAAGTTCTTTGTGTCTCGTTCTCTGACAATAACTGGTAGGGAGCTAGTTGAGCATGGGGCGGGCCGAAGAGAAAGAACAGGCAGGGTGGAGCCCGTAGGGGAGTGTGCTTGGATGCCTTTGGGAAGGAAAAGACCTTAACCTTCAGAGGGAGAGTTGGGTAAGTCAGGCCCTGAAAGCGTCCTCATTAAACAAGTGTAGACTTTTCAAAACATTTAGTAAAGTGCTGACCTGTGCCAGACACAGTATTGTCTGTTTTCCAAAATTTCAGCCAGTCCTTAGTCAAACTATGAATTAGCTATTATCTCCCTTTTATTAATGAAGAAATTAATTGCTGAACAGTTCAAGTGGAGATGGGAGATGACGAGGGTAATAAGAGTCTCACTTTCTCAATGTTTGACAGTTGAACTCCAGTTTCAATAAGTTTTATTCCCACATGGTGTTCAGGACAAGGCAGAATAATCCCCTTACATTAACATTAGTCTTAATAAAGCCCTAGAAAATATGGCAATGGTTCCCAAGCTCTGCTGAATATTATAATCACCTGGGCATTTTTAAGTGCCACCTTGAGACATTCTGCTTTAATTGGTATTGGGGTGGCCTGGTTTTGGATTATTAAAATTCTTCCagtgattctaatatgcagcaAAATTTGGGAACTACTGATATATGGTATACATTGGAAACCTACATGGAAAATTGTGTACAAGGGCTTGGTGAAAGGTCAAGTTATTGAGACCatagaattatttttgttgctatcaTATCCTGGCCATTTGATATAGGAATGGAAAATCAGACTTAATTTTACCACTTCTTGCcctgaaatgatttattttttgaagagacaTCTATgtagtctctctgtctctctctctctctctgtctgtctctctgtctctctctgtctctctctccatataaatatgtctaagtgaccattacaaccaaatgaccagtcactaagacacgcactgaccaccagggggcagacactcaatgcaggagctgcctcctggtgaggtagtcagtgtgctctcacagccaacctcctgtggctggccaacctccgggggtccctccccctggccagctaa from Eptesicus fuscus isolate TK198812 chromosome 5, DD_ASM_mEF_20220401, whole genome shotgun sequence harbors:
- the RNASE12 gene encoding probable inactive ribonuclease-like protein 12; protein product: MLLVKAAAKRKGIKATDVKGLLPLMVLMVIIFLMIVFWENELYEEVVASTIEHLHVDYPQSDIAVRYCNHMIIQRIIKEPDNTCRKEHVFIHERPRNINHVCTSPKRMACQNHSSVLCFQSETKFKMTVCKLIEGTRYPACRYHISPTEGFIIVACDDLGPVNFQRYVE